In the Sarcophilus harrisii chromosome 3, mSarHar1.11, whole genome shotgun sequence genome, one interval contains:
- the LYPD3 gene encoding ly6/PLAUR domain-containing protein 3, whose translation MERKCSPGILGATVLLLSLLGPGASALQCYSCIQKADGGCSLEKMKVVTCPAHLGVCTEAVGAVETIHGQFSLAIRGCGSGLSGKNDRGLDLHGILAFHQLHQCDKDKCNNQLNLTSHRLNPSGNESAHEPNGVECYSCVGLSREACAGSKPPLAQCYNAGDRLHKGCFDGNVTLTAANVTVSLPVRGCVQDEGCTRDGVTGPGFSLSGSCCEGSRCNADLRNKTYFAPGIPPLVVLPPPTTARPNSTATKPSAPSPAATAPPAPSARRPPAPTPRAPAPRSEAPAPAPRSEAPAETPREEGGAGRGAVGHSDRSNAGQLPPKGGSPRPLALPLAALLAAAAATALP comes from the exons ATGGAGAGAAAGTGCAGCCCAGGGATCCTCGGGGCCACTGTCCTGCTCTTGTCCCTGCTCGGCCCAG GTGCCTCGGCTCTTCAGTGCTACAGCTGCATCCAGAAAGCCGACGGAGGATGTTCCCTAGAGAAGATGAAGGTGGTTACCTGCCCTGCACACCTGGGGGTCTGCACAGAGGCTGTGGGGGCTGTGGAGACCA TCCACGGGCAGTTCTCGCTGGCCATCCGCGGCTGTGGCTCAGGACTCTCGGGAAAGAATGACCGGGGGCTGGACCTGCACGGGATCCTGGCCTTCCACCAGCTGCATCAGTGCGACAAGGACAAGTGCAACAACCAGCTCAACCTGACCTCCCACCGCCTGAACCCCAGCG GGAACGAGAGCGCCCACGAGCCCAACGGAGTGGAGTGCTACAGCTGCGTGGGGCTGAGCCGGGAGGCCTGCGCGGGCTCTAAGCCCCCCCTGGCCCAGTGCTACAACGCGGGGGACCGGCTGCACAAGGGCTGCTTTGACGGGAACGTCACCCTGACCGCAG CCAACGTGACGGTGTCCTTGCCGGTGCGCGGCTGCGTGCAGGACGAGGGCTGCACCCGAGACGGGGTGACGGGCCCCGGCTTCTCCCTCAGCGGCTCCTGCTGCGAGGGCTCGCGCTGCAACGCCGACCTCCGCAACAAGACCTACTTCGCTCCGGGCATCCCCCCCCTGGTGGTGCTGCCCCCGCCCACCACCGCCCGCCCCAATTCCACGGCCACGAAGCCCTCGGCGCCCAGCCCCGCTGCCACGGCTCCCCCGGCCCCCTCCGCGCGCCggccccccgcccccaccccgcGGGCCCCCGCCCCCCGCTCCGaggcccccgcccccgccccccgctCCGAGGCCCCCGCGGAGACTCCCCGCGAGGAGGGCGGGGCCGGCAGGGGGGCCGTGGGCCACAGCGACCGAAGCAACGCGGGGCAGCTCCCCCCCAAGGGCGGCTCCCCGCGCCCCCTGGCCCTGCCGCTGGCGGCGCTCCTGGCGGCCGCGGCCGCTACCGCGCTCCCGTGA